A section of the Flavobacterium ardleyense genome encodes:
- a CDS encoding universal stress protein yields the protein MKNILVATDLTEMDEKIISYAKFLKKKWNLDTINFVHNIRIYDIDDALKDLLGTKDIKSIIHRNLNAKISKIFQEDQNYTLEILENANTEYALKYWAEQNNVSTILLGFKQKDNGTAAMSQKLIRIFKGDVLLVPANASLSWDRILVPTDLSAMFKIVLAKMEVLKKLNPQVDFKIVKSFNIPTVFFPYIDIEDQKVINEAEKHIYKQFIEAKKKYKISDDDIFVASFRGKNSIVEIIKKESKSFNADLILMSAKGDSSVSSILIGSTINELINTAPFKAIYILKEK from the coding sequence ATGAAAAATATTCTCGTTGCTACTGACCTAACCGAAATGGACGAAAAAATCATTAGCTATGCAAAATTTCTGAAAAAAAAATGGAATCTCGATACTATAAATTTTGTTCATAATATCCGTATCTATGACATTGATGACGCGCTAAAAGATCTCTTAGGAACAAAAGATATTAAATCTATCATTCATCGAAATCTTAACGCAAAAATTTCCAAGATTTTCCAGGAAGATCAAAATTATACTTTAGAAATCCTTGAAAATGCGAATACTGAGTATGCTTTAAAATATTGGGCAGAGCAAAATAACGTGAGTACTATTTTGCTAGGTTTTAAGCAAAAAGACAATGGAACGGCTGCAATGTCACAAAAGCTGATTCGTATTTTTAAAGGCGATGTGCTCCTGGTACCGGCAAATGCATCTCTGAGCTGGGATCGAATTTTGGTGCCGACAGATTTGAGCGCAATGTTTAAAATTGTGTTGGCAAAAATGGAAGTATTAAAAAAGCTAAATCCCCAAGTCGACTTTAAAATCGTGAAATCTTTTAATATTCCAACCGTGTTTTTCCCATATATTGATATCGAAGATCAGAAGGTTATAAATGAAGCTGAAAAGCACATTTATAAACAATTTATTGAAGCCAAAAAGAAATACAAAATTAGCGATGATGACATTTTTGTTGCAAGTTTTAGAGGCAAAAATAGTATTGTCGAGATCATTAAAAAGGAAAGCAAATCTTTTAATGCAGATCTGATATTGATGAGTGCCAAAGGAGATAGTAGTGTAAGTTCTATATTAATAGGTAGCACCATTAATGAATTGATTAATACTGCACCTTTTAAAGCTATTTATATATTAAAAGAAAAATAA
- a CDS encoding thioredoxin family protein — protein sequence MKNIYLAVLLFTSLFTSAQVVFERSLSDAFKKAKAQNKNVFIEYYNSDCSVCKRLGTLLKEDAEIISYYNSNFINYAINTYNEVSDAEKAFLKTANLHFDSVPVLLYFDKDKNFLHYSSGEINAEAVLNEAKKAVLPQFNSSGLRAKYEAGDRSIRTLYAYSNLLIVNREDHKLKKVTQDLFESFDKSELSTKKSYLILKRVVKDSDNGFFKFWLDNLDQLNGFESGENAGTEKSYLSRIVLIELTDPNIKKWGQAKKEKYKNYILKLKIVDDPNVFF from the coding sequence TTGAAAAATATTTATCTCGCTGTCCTTCTTTTCACAAGCCTTTTTACTTCTGCACAAGTTGTGTTTGAAAGATCTCTATCTGATGCCTTTAAAAAAGCAAAAGCGCAAAACAAAAATGTCTTTATAGAATACTACAATTCAGACTGCTCAGTTTGCAAACGTCTTGGTACTCTACTTAAAGAAGATGCTGAAATTATTTCCTACTACAATTCTAATTTTATCAATTATGCGATAAATACGTATAATGAAGTTTCAGATGCTGAAAAAGCCTTTTTAAAAACTGCAAATTTACATTTTGATAGTGTTCCCGTGTTACTGTATTTTGATAAGGACAAAAATTTTTTGCACTACAGCAGCGGCGAAATTAATGCAGAAGCAGTATTAAATGAAGCCAAAAAAGCAGTCCTTCCGCAATTTAATTCTTCAGGACTTAGAGCAAAATATGAAGCGGGCGATAGGTCTATCAGAACCTTGTATGCGTATTCAAATTTACTAATCGTAAACAGAGAGGATCATAAACTGAAGAAAGTTACGCAGGACCTTTTCGAGAGTTTTGATAAGTCGGAGTTATCTACGAAGAAATCATATTTAATTTTAAAGCGAGTTGTTAAAGACTCTGACAATGGATTTTTTAAATTCTGGCTAGATAATTTAGACCAACTTAATGGCTTTGAATCCGGTGAGAATGCAGGTACAGAAAAATCATATCTTAGTCGTATTGTCTTAATAGAATTAACTGACCCAAATATCAAAAAATGGGGGCAGGCTAAAAAAGAGAAGTATAAAAATTATATTTTAAAATTGAAAATTGTGGACGATCCAAATGTTTTCTTTTAG
- a CDS encoding patatin-like phospholipase family protein, with protein sequence MSDIPKFKICLTMAGAVSAGAFTAGVMDYLLETLELWEQAKNKNSSLGPDHPEYDLSIPMHDVEIDVISGASAGGISGALTLLNVMDANFQAVNKDNPLGKNNRFYQSWVEMGDDSKSTTFEKMLENDDIKKNEKPESLLNSRAIDVIANNALNIKTQKKLPSYISESLDLVLTTTNLRGLNFKIDFGGSDKNGSIITSHAGFFRYKLANDLYPQGIPEGDNMYYVLDLNNAKDMGYLKDATLSTAAFPIGLKSREVAISQKYVERYPNYLFGQRTGISPIIKDSPVYKFNSIDGGLINNEPFAIALKILKEKNLADVLLDRYAVIMMDPFPNQDNDIEEENPPRDIISIAKGMFKALRNQVMFNQDGILEALDQTNRTKYLIEPVRKVMSAGGLVRPKNDLASAPFSGFAGFLDKSFRNHDYHLGRQNCQSFLRYYFGVPEPEIAARLTDCPNVEAFERFSFNEIQAERKSPRLFPIIPDMRVLHAATNKYDLENYGIDAQLKYPEYPSISQKNFQKRYKSLLKNRIESVSNALVSNFWFSIVNRLFLRSKVYNELEKTLETELKEAGLMR encoded by the coding sequence ATGAGTGATATTCCAAAATTTAAAATTTGTCTAACGATGGCAGGCGCCGTATCTGCTGGTGCTTTTACCGCAGGAGTTATGGATTACCTATTAGAAACTCTTGAATTATGGGAGCAGGCAAAAAATAAAAACAGCAGTTTAGGTCCCGATCATCCCGAATATGATTTGTCAATTCCGATGCATGATGTAGAAATCGACGTTATATCTGGTGCTTCGGCGGGTGGTATTTCTGGCGCACTTACTTTATTGAATGTGATGGATGCCAACTTTCAAGCAGTAAATAAGGACAATCCTTTGGGTAAAAATAATCGCTTTTATCAAAGTTGGGTCGAAATGGGAGACGATTCAAAGTCGACAACTTTTGAAAAAATGTTGGAAAATGATGATATCAAAAAGAATGAAAAACCGGAGTCTTTACTGAATTCTCGAGCAATTGATGTCATTGCAAACAACGCTTTGAACATTAAAACACAAAAAAAATTACCCTCATATATTTCAGAAAGTCTCGATTTGGTGCTGACAACTACAAATTTGCGCGGCTTAAATTTTAAAATTGATTTTGGCGGAAGCGATAAAAACGGTTCTATTATAACAAGTCACGCTGGCTTTTTTAGGTATAAGCTCGCCAATGATCTTTATCCGCAAGGCATTCCTGAAGGAGATAATATGTATTATGTTCTAGATTTAAATAATGCCAAAGATATGGGGTATTTAAAGGATGCAACTTTAAGCACCGCGGCATTTCCAATAGGACTTAAGTCTAGAGAAGTAGCTATTTCGCAAAAATATGTAGAGCGCTATCCCAACTATCTTTTTGGTCAGCGTACAGGAATTTCTCCTATTATTAAAGATAGTCCTGTCTATAAATTTAATTCCATTGATGGTGGATTGATAAATAATGAACCTTTCGCGATTGCATTAAAGATACTTAAAGAGAAAAATTTGGCCGACGTTCTTCTTGACCGTTATGCCGTTATTATGATGGATCCTTTTCCAAATCAAGATAATGATATCGAAGAAGAGAATCCTCCAAGAGATATTATTTCAATTGCTAAGGGAATGTTTAAGGCGTTGCGAAATCAAGTGATGTTTAATCAAGACGGTATTTTGGAGGCTCTTGATCAAACAAACCGCACCAAATATCTCATCGAACCGGTGCGAAAAGTGATGTCTGCGGGCGGATTGGTACGACCTAAGAACGATTTAGCGTCGGCACCTTTTAGCGGCTTTGCGGGATTTTTAGACAAGTCGTTCAGAAATCACGATTACCACCTTGGTAGGCAAAACTGCCAAAGTTTCCTACGCTATTATTTTGGAGTGCCAGAACCAGAAATTGCCGCTCGCCTTACGGATTGTCCAAATGTTGAAGCTTTTGAGAGATTTTCTTTTAATGAAATTCAGGCAGAACGTAAAAGTCCACGGTTATTTCCAATTATTCCAGATATGCGTGTATTGCACGCTGCAACAAATAAGTACGACTTGGAAAATTACGGAATTGACGCGCAATTAAAATATCCAGAATACCCTTCTATTTCTCAAAAAAATTTTCAGAAACGATACAAATCATTGCTTAAAAATCGAATTGAATCTGTATCTAATGCGTTGGTGTCAAACTTTTGGTTTTCAATTGTGAACAGGCTATTTTTAAGAAGTAAAGTTTACAATGAGCTAGAAAAAACCCTAGAAACAGAATTAAAAGAAGCGGGATTAATGCGATAA